One genomic window of Punica granatum isolate Tunisia-2019 chromosome 1, ASM765513v2, whole genome shotgun sequence includes the following:
- the LOC116192658 gene encoding BAG family molecular chaperone regulator 6, protein MARAYACQDSIPHQNGWVQYVPYVQPTSEAVPSQVMVDPSKVPVFHGAAPYGAPYSYPVGCHSCCNHMPVPGHNSYGLSFPHFFPPQPSPWWSSYPMYPHAVPVHHVPPPPAYVADIPRYEYDKNAAGPGDYHCCGFPKHACKPQGDPRVEIEEQEPSHEKEKNSPEGGVLVPSDVRNYQYPVIWIPPEYGKNAEQKKPLKPKSADHDSALLDVKPRGKSSHQQPSWKSYLPANVENLGLQMPDGNDMRMGNQQTEDYSKQFSYPIIWIPYAKLEEGEREGKNDSSRSSSQAVPSDNYINADKIRASGAEGGIASKSGSHSAKKYAEENVLVKNAEPSAGSIHLENSGKKFGDVSDKGVENKVKGSIGKKELASPEKPKLPPVCLRVDPLPRKKSTNGSSRAPSPPGARENASSDVTDSKGKNPPAEAANERKSNQEKRKELKVIEVKDSPTGKKDGAMVSVKRAEHPVMVNSVGQENRKDREEAGEGIKEHDTVENPQKNVISDGKTEEKKETTVRPLSGIEAATLIQAAYRGFEVRKWETRKKLKQMASIRHEVAKIKKSIEELESSDSTSLDREKVAKQRVVIGETIMSLLLTLDTLQGLHPSLRDVRKSLAREMVALQEKLDSLLSKRLDDLMEKQSSAIIKGDMHKNVADDTSKQCYVDREENLQPVDAISGDNEETAAHKVKAPEIVLANAEVTIPLEGESSSETVKEFLSSDLNCEMVTPAGSIEQVSQVNTSSEEGECETMEREKDEASNAGEAKRHANQKLPRSPDSEYLVSGDGESDVDLLMELPAGVLVDQDREIVELQQKCDAPYESNQQQDHLKGEIEDIGSDDDAEVKQLETPDTQETVELEMGLVIGEEENAQKEDVNRGEVAPVTPHEVGTSAVPREETTPEQVKDGGTSDTIRGKDEEHSQEQHEADSIVLSVVPPDEGEFALSREDEQVKNEASALDSISAKEEVYPQEQHHDASTVLPESLAEEGESNLSSEDTTAPEQVKDENASSVLSPEGLQKLVERNDSNAGEPSGNQENEIGVEHEQGDRCGAERVTAEEVMENVRVAKPPENEVVVVTEDHPVYYGDGMASSGSKLSNSNSINELEHNEKLREMMQKLMEAGKEQLDVISSLTGRMKELEKKLAKSKKMRSRRCRAAAASRRKLSPNPSGRTPLST, encoded by the exons ATGGCACGCGCTTACGCATGCCAGGACTCGATTCCTCATCAAAATGGCTGGGTACAATACGTCCCCTATGTCCAGCCAACTTCGGAGGCTGTTCCATCGCAAGTGATGGTAGATCCGTCCAAAGTCCCGGTCTTCCATGGCGCTGCACCGTACGGAGCTCCTTACAGCTATCCTGTTGGATGCCATTCTTGCTGCAATCACATGCCCGTCCCTGGCCACAACAGCTACGGTCTATCTTTTCCCCATTTCTTCCCGCCTCAACCGTCTCCTTGGTGGAGTTCTTACCCCATGTACCCTCACGCTGTACCTGTTCATCATGTGCCCCCTCCTCCAGCTTATGTTGCAGATATTCCGAGGTATGAGTATGACAAGAATGCGGCTGGACCCGGGGATTACCACTGTTGTGGCTTTCCTAAGCATGCGTGCAAGCCCCAAGGTGATCCAAGAGTCGAGATTGAAGAGCAAGAGCCTTCTCATGAGAAGGAGAAGAATTCTCCTGAAGGAGGTGTGCTGGTGCCATCGGATGTAAGAAACTATCAATATCCAGTCATTTGGATACCGCCCGAGTATGGGAAGAACGCAGAGCAGAAGAAGCCTTTGAAACCAAAGTCCGCGGATCATGACAGTGCTCTTTTAGATGTCAAACCCAGAGGAAAATCTTCGCACCAGCAACCGAGCTGGAAAAGCTACTTACCTGCTAACGTGGAAAATCTTGGCCTTCAGATGCCCGATGGCAACGATATGAGAATGGGGAACCAGCAAACTGAAGACTATAGTAAGCAGTTCTCGTATCCTATCATCTGGATACCTTATGCTAAGCTGGAGGAGGGtgaaagagaaggaaagaatGATTCTTCAAGATCTTCTTCCCAAGCTGTTCCTTCCGACAACTACATTAATGCAGATAAGATCAGAGCATCCGGGGCTGAGGGAGGTATTGCGAGCAAGAGTGGATCACACTCGGCAAAGAAATATGCCGAGGAGAATGTGCTTGTGAAGAATGCAGAGCCATCTGCAGGCAGCATTCACTTGGAGAATTCTGGGAAGAAGTTTGGTGATGTTTCCGACAAGGGAGTAGAAAACAAAGTAAAGGGATCAATTGGGAAAAAAGAGCTGGCGTCCCCAGAGAAGCCAAAGTTACCTCCGGTGTGCTTGAGAGTCGATCCCTTGCCAAGGAAGAAAAGCACCAACGGCAGTTCAAGAGCTCCCAGCCCTCCGGGTGCCAGAGAGAATGCTTCTTCTGATGTGACAGACAGTAAGGGAAAGAATCCACCTGCTGAAGCTGCTAACGAGAGAAAGTCGAATcaggagaaaagaaaggagttgaaggTTATTGAGGTGAAGGATAGTCCCACTGGCAAGAAAGACGGTGCAATGGTAAGCGTGAAGCGAGCTGAGCATCCTGTTATGGTGAATTCCGTTGGTCAGGAGAATCGTAAAGACAGAGAAGAGGCTGGCGAGGGAATTAAGGAACATGACACTGTAGAGAATCCACAGAAGAATGTTATCAGTGATGGAAAAacggaagaaaagaaagaaacaacaGTAAGACCTCTCTCCGGCATAGAAGCAGCTACACTTATTCAAGCTGCCTATCGTGGTTTTGAGGTGAGGAAATGGGAGACCAGGAAGAAGCTGAAGCAAATGGCAAGTATCCGTCATGAGGTggctaagatcaagaagagcATTGAAGAGCTAGAATCCTCGGACAGTACGTCTCTCGATCGAGAGAAGGTTGCAAAGCAGAGAGTGGTGATTGGGGAAACCATAATGAGCCTCCTATTGACATTGGATACCCTTCAG GGTTTGCACCCAAGTCTTCGTGATGTTCGGAAGTCCTTGGCCAGGGAGATGGTGGCTTTGCAAGAGAAGCTCGATTCTCTTTTGAGCAAGAGATTAGATGATCTCATGGAAAAGCAATCTTCAGCTATCATCAAGGGGGACATGCATAAGAATGTTGCTGATGACACAAGCAAGCAATGCTACGTGGACAGAGAAGAAAACTTGCAACCCGTTGATGCCATATCTGGAGATAACGAGGAAACTGCCGCTCACAAGGTAAAGGCACCGGAGATTGTGCTTGCTAATGCAGAGGTGACGATTCCCTTGGAGGGAGAATCCTCCAGTGAGACGgtaaaagaatttttgtcaAGTGATCTGAACTGTGAAATGGTAACACCTGCTGGATCAATTGAACAAGTTTCTCAGGTCAATACCTCATCAGAGGAGGGTGAATGTGAGACCATGGAGAGGGAGAAAGATGAGGCATCAAATGCTGGGGAGGCAAAGCGTCATGCCAACCAGAAATTGCCAAGAAGTCCTGATTCTGAGTATCTAGTTTCTGGTGATGGAGAATCTGATGTCGACTTGCTGATGGAATTGCCTGCTGGGGTATTAGTAGACCAGGACCGAGAAATAGTTGAGCTCCAGCAAAAGTGTGATGCTCCTTACGAAAGTAACCAGCAGCAGGACCACCTCAAGGGAGAAATCGAAGATATCGGATCAGATGATGATGCTGAGGTGAAGCAACTTGAAACACCAGACACGCAGGAAACCGTGGAACTTGAAATGGGTTTGGTAATAGGAGAGGAGGAGAACGCCCAAAAGGAGGATGTGAATCGTGGTGAAGTGGCGCCAGTGACTCCACACGAGGTTGGAACATCTGCAGTGCCACGTGAGGAAACTACACCTGAACAGGTGAAGGATGGTGGTACCTCCGACACGATAAGGGGAAAGGACGAAGAACATTCTCAAGAACAGCATGAAGCTGACTCCATAGTGCTATCCGTGGTACCACCTGATGAAGGGGAATTTGCGTTGTCTAGGGAAGATGAACAGGTGAAGAATGAAGCATCTGCCTTGGACTCGATAAGTGCGAAGGAGGAGGTGTACCCACAAGAACAGCATCATGATGCTAGTACAGTGTTGCCAGAGTCTCTAGCTGAGGAAGGGGAATCCAACTTGTCAAGTGAAGACACTACTGCTCCGGAACAGGTGAAGGATGAGAATGCTTCCTCCGTGTTATCACCCGAGGGACTTCAAAAATTGGTTGAAAGGAATGATAGCAATGCTGGTGAACCATCTGGAAATCAGGAAAATGAAATTGGAGTGGAGCACGAGCAAGGTGATCGCTGTGGTGCTGAAAGAGTCACTGCTGAGGAGGTAATGGAGAATGTCAGAGTAGCCAAGCCTCCTGAGAATGAGGTTGTGGTTGTTACTGAAGACCACCCTGTTTATTATGGAGATGGAATGGCAAGTAGCGGATCCAAGTTGAGTAATAGCAACAGCATCAATGAGCTCGAGCACAATGAGAAGCTGCGGGAGATGATGCAGAAGTTGATGGAGGCTGGGAAAGAACAATTGGATGTCATATCCAGTCTGACTGGAAGAATGAAGGAATTGGAGAAGAAACTGGCAAAGAGCAAGAAAATGAGATCAAGGCGATGcagagcagcagcagcatctCGTCGAAAGCTGTCTCCTAATCCATCGGGAAGGACTCCTCTGTCAACTTAA
- the LOC116192659 gene encoding UDP-D-xylose:L-fucose alpha-1,3-D-xylosyltransferase MGP4 isoform X1: MSSVFLHQRPIQTTLSNPSSLSPRFSNFTQRPITIFSRTGLLVLLSLMVILGVFLPWSELPEGLFSSTRPALTKWRSYTLAQAASFVAKNGTLIVCAVSEPYLPFLNNWLIGIARQRHHEKVLVIAEDYTTLYRVNEKWPGHAVLIPPVVDTQTAHKFGSQGFFNFTSRRPRHLLNIVELGYNVMYNDVDMVWLADPFPYLEGNHDVYFTDDMAPVKPLNHSHDLPPPNKKGRTYICSCMIFLRPTPGAKLVLKTWIEELDAQPWSRAKKANDQPAFNWALMKTTKQMEHSKEDKVDLYLLPQAAFPTGGLYFKNKTWVKETKGMHVIIHNNYILGFEKKIKRFRDYGFWLVDDYYSESPLGRL, encoded by the exons ATGTCTTCGGTGTTCCTCCACCAGAGGCCGATTCAGACCACGCTCTCGAACCCCTCGTCGCTGTCCCCTCGCTTCTCGAATTTCACCCAGAGGCCCATCACGATCTTCAGCCGCACGGGCCTCCTCGTCCTCCTCTCCCTCATGGTCATCCTCGGCGTCTTCCTCCCCTGGTCGGAGCTGCCCGAGGGGCTCTTCTCCAGCACCAGGCCCGCTCTCACCAAGTGGCGGAGCTACACCCTCGCCCAGGCTGCTTCCTTCGTGGCCAAGAACGGGACCCTGATCGTGTGTGCCGTCAGCGAGCCCTATCTCCCGTTCCTCAACAACTGGCTCATCGGCATCGCCAGGCAGAGGCACCACGAGAAGGTGCTCGTCATTGCCGAGGACTACACCACCCTGTATCGTGTCAACGAGAAGTGGCCCGGCCACGCCGTTCTCATTCCTCCTGTCGTGGACACCCAAACTGCCCATAAGTTCGGTTCTCAG GGATTCTTCAACTTCACCTCGAGGAGACCACGTCACCTGCTGAACATTGTGGAGCTTGGGTACAATGTTATGTACAATGATGTTGATATGGTTTGGCTTGCCGACCCATTTCCTTATCTGGAAGGAAATCATGATGTTTACTTCACTGATGACATGGCTCCT GTCAAACCTCTGAACCACTCTCATGATCTCCCACCTCCAAATAAGAAAGGGCGGACTTACATATGTAGCTGCATGATCTTCCTGCGCCCCACCCCGGGAGCAAAATTGGTGTTGAAGACATGGATCGAGGAACTTGATGCTCAGCCTTGGTCAAGAGCTAAGAAAGCAAATGATCAGCCTGCTTTTAACTGGGCCTTGATGAAAACTACTAAACAG ATGGAGCATTCAAAAGAGGATAAG GTAGACCTTTACTTGCTTCCGCAGGCAGCTTTCCCGACAGGGGGCCTATACTTCAAGAACAAGACGTGGGTGAAGGAAACAAAGGGGATGCATGTCATAATACACAACAATTACATCTTAGGATTCGAGAAGAAGATAAAGCGGTTCCGTGATTACGGGTTTTGGTTGGTGGATGATTACTACTCCGAGTCCCCCCTTGGCAGATTATGA
- the LOC116192659 gene encoding UDP-D-xylose:L-fucose alpha-1,3-D-xylosyltransferase MGP4 isoform X2, protein MSSVFLHQRPIQTTLSNPSSLSPRFSNFTQRPITIFSRTGLLVLLSLMVILGVFLPWSELPEGLFSSTRPALTKWRSYTLAQAASFVAKNGTLIVCAVSEPYLPFLNNWLIGIARQRHHEKVLVIAEDYTTLYRVNEKWPGHAVLIPPVVDTQTAHKFGSQGFFNFTSRRPRHLLNIVELGYNVMYNDVDMVWLADPFPYLEGNHDVYFTDDMAPVKPLNHSHDLPPPNKKGRTYICSCMIFLRPTPGAKLVLKTWIEELDAQPWSRAKKANDQPAFNWALMKTTKQVDLYLLPQAAFPTGGLYFKNKTWVKETKGMHVIIHNNYILGFEKKIKRFRDYGFWLVDDYYSESPLGRL, encoded by the exons ATGTCTTCGGTGTTCCTCCACCAGAGGCCGATTCAGACCACGCTCTCGAACCCCTCGTCGCTGTCCCCTCGCTTCTCGAATTTCACCCAGAGGCCCATCACGATCTTCAGCCGCACGGGCCTCCTCGTCCTCCTCTCCCTCATGGTCATCCTCGGCGTCTTCCTCCCCTGGTCGGAGCTGCCCGAGGGGCTCTTCTCCAGCACCAGGCCCGCTCTCACCAAGTGGCGGAGCTACACCCTCGCCCAGGCTGCTTCCTTCGTGGCCAAGAACGGGACCCTGATCGTGTGTGCCGTCAGCGAGCCCTATCTCCCGTTCCTCAACAACTGGCTCATCGGCATCGCCAGGCAGAGGCACCACGAGAAGGTGCTCGTCATTGCCGAGGACTACACCACCCTGTATCGTGTCAACGAGAAGTGGCCCGGCCACGCCGTTCTCATTCCTCCTGTCGTGGACACCCAAACTGCCCATAAGTTCGGTTCTCAG GGATTCTTCAACTTCACCTCGAGGAGACCACGTCACCTGCTGAACATTGTGGAGCTTGGGTACAATGTTATGTACAATGATGTTGATATGGTTTGGCTTGCCGACCCATTTCCTTATCTGGAAGGAAATCATGATGTTTACTTCACTGATGACATGGCTCCT GTCAAACCTCTGAACCACTCTCATGATCTCCCACCTCCAAATAAGAAAGGGCGGACTTACATATGTAGCTGCATGATCTTCCTGCGCCCCACCCCGGGAGCAAAATTGGTGTTGAAGACATGGATCGAGGAACTTGATGCTCAGCCTTGGTCAAGAGCTAAGAAAGCAAATGATCAGCCTGCTTTTAACTGGGCCTTGATGAAAACTACTAAACAG GTAGACCTTTACTTGCTTCCGCAGGCAGCTTTCCCGACAGGGGGCCTATACTTCAAGAACAAGACGTGGGTGAAGGAAACAAAGGGGATGCATGTCATAATACACAACAATTACATCTTAGGATTCGAGAAGAAGATAAAGCGGTTCCGTGATTACGGGTTTTGGTTGGTGGATGATTACTACTCCGAGTCCCCCCTTGGCAGATTATGA
- the LOC116192660 gene encoding protein ABIL1 isoform X1, translating into MEVEQPRAENRAMTFDEASMERSKGFVKALQELKNLRPQLYSAAEYCEKSYLHSEQKQMVLDNLKDYAVRALVNAVDHLGTVAYKLTDLLEQQSLDVTVMQLKVTSLNQQFLTCQTYTDKEGLRQQQLLAIIPRHHKHYILPNSVSKKVHFGPQIQKDVRQNHLQGRSRLQPSGAPAAKTLSWHLASETKSSLKGSQNVPTSSTEDSAKTPEVFHLLNDEENSRVISSAPHMQLRTGPPASGALMTMVSAPRRDSFDGSKQLTAFRSFDNPNRRAIVHAPARSRSMLSAFFAKPKTPKLKAAPVS; encoded by the exons ATGGAGGTGGAGCAGCCGAGGGCGGAGAACCGGGCCATGACCTTCGACGAGGCGTCGATGGAGCGGAGCAAGGGCTTCGTCAAGGCCCTGCAG GAGCTGAAGAATCTGCGGCCTCAACTATACTCTGCTGCGGAATACTGCGAGAAGTCGTATCTTCATAGTGAGCAGAAACAGAT ggTATTGGACAACCTTAAAGATTATGCTGTACGAGCCCTTGTTAATGCCGTTGATCACCTAGGAACTGTGGCATACAAATTAACCGACCTTCTAGAGCAACAATCTCTAGATGTTACAGTTATGCAGCTTAAAGTCACCAGTCTTAATCAG CAATTTCTAACTTGCCAAACGTATACGGATAAAGAAGGGCTTCGGCAGCAGCAGTTATTGGCCATTATTCCCCGGCATCATAAGCACTATATTTTACCAA ATTCTGTCAGTAAGAAGGTGCATTTCGGTCCTCAAATACAGAAGGATGTCCGACAGAATCATCTTCAAGGTCGATCTCGTCTTCAGCCATCAG GTGCCCCTGCAGCAAAAACTCTTTCCTGGCATTTAGCATCAGAAACAAAGTCTTCCTTGAAAGGGAGTCAAAATGTACCAACGAG CAGCACTGAAGATTCTGCTAAAACACCTGAAGTCTTTCATCTGCTGA ATGATGAAGAGAATTCACGAGTGATATCATCTGCACCTCATATGCAATTGCGAACTGGACCTCCTGCTTCTGGTGCCCTTATGACTATGGTCAGTGCTCCACGCAGG GATTCCTTTGATGGCTCCAAACAGTTGACAGCATTCAGGTCATTTGATAACCCGAACAGAAGAGCAATTGTTCATGCTCCAGCTCGCAGTAGGAGCATGCTATCTGCCTTTTTTGCCAAACCGAAAACACCGAAACTGAAAGCGGCACCTGTGTCATAG
- the LOC116192660 gene encoding protein ABIL1 isoform X3, which translates to MEVEQPRAENRAMTFDEASMERSKGFVKALQELKNLRPQLYSAAEYCEKSYLHSEQKQMVLDNLKDYAVRALVNAVDHLGTVAYKLTDLLEQQSLDVTVMQLKVTSLNQQFLTCQTYTDKEGLRQQQLLAIIPRHHKHYILPNSVSKKVHFGPQIQKDVRQNHLQGRSRLQPSGAPAAKTLSWHLASETKSSLKGSQNVPTSSTEDSAKTPEVFHLLNDEENSRVISSAPHMQLRTGPPASGALMTMDSFDGSKQLTAFRSFDNPNRRAIVHAPARSRSMLSAFFAKPKTPKLKAAPVS; encoded by the exons ATGGAGGTGGAGCAGCCGAGGGCGGAGAACCGGGCCATGACCTTCGACGAGGCGTCGATGGAGCGGAGCAAGGGCTTCGTCAAGGCCCTGCAG GAGCTGAAGAATCTGCGGCCTCAACTATACTCTGCTGCGGAATACTGCGAGAAGTCGTATCTTCATAGTGAGCAGAAACAGAT ggTATTGGACAACCTTAAAGATTATGCTGTACGAGCCCTTGTTAATGCCGTTGATCACCTAGGAACTGTGGCATACAAATTAACCGACCTTCTAGAGCAACAATCTCTAGATGTTACAGTTATGCAGCTTAAAGTCACCAGTCTTAATCAG CAATTTCTAACTTGCCAAACGTATACGGATAAAGAAGGGCTTCGGCAGCAGCAGTTATTGGCCATTATTCCCCGGCATCATAAGCACTATATTTTACCAA ATTCTGTCAGTAAGAAGGTGCATTTCGGTCCTCAAATACAGAAGGATGTCCGACAGAATCATCTTCAAGGTCGATCTCGTCTTCAGCCATCAG GTGCCCCTGCAGCAAAAACTCTTTCCTGGCATTTAGCATCAGAAACAAAGTCTTCCTTGAAAGGGAGTCAAAATGTACCAACGAG CAGCACTGAAGATTCTGCTAAAACACCTGAAGTCTTTCATCTGCTGA ATGATGAAGAGAATTCACGAGTGATATCATCTGCACCTCATATGCAATTGCGAACTGGACCTCCTGCTTCTGGTGCCCTTATGACTATG GATTCCTTTGATGGCTCCAAACAGTTGACAGCATTCAGGTCATTTGATAACCCGAACAGAAGAGCAATTGTTCATGCTCCAGCTCGCAGTAGGAGCATGCTATCTGCCTTTTTTGCCAAACCGAAAACACCGAAACTGAAAGCGGCACCTGTGTCATAG
- the LOC116192660 gene encoding protein ABIL1 isoform X2, protein MEVEQPRAENRAMTFDEASMERSKGFVKALQELKNLRPQLYSAAEYCEKSYLHSEQKQMVLDNLKDYAVRALVNAVDHLGTVAYKLTDLLEQQSLDVTVMQLKVTSLNQQFLTCQTYTDKEGLRQQQLLAIIPRHHKHYILPNSVSKKVHFGPQIQKDVRQNHLQGRSRLQPSGAPAAKTLSWHLASETKSSLKGSQNVPTSTEDSAKTPEVFHLLNDEENSRVISSAPHMQLRTGPPASGALMTMVSAPRRDSFDGSKQLTAFRSFDNPNRRAIVHAPARSRSMLSAFFAKPKTPKLKAAPVS, encoded by the exons ATGGAGGTGGAGCAGCCGAGGGCGGAGAACCGGGCCATGACCTTCGACGAGGCGTCGATGGAGCGGAGCAAGGGCTTCGTCAAGGCCCTGCAG GAGCTGAAGAATCTGCGGCCTCAACTATACTCTGCTGCGGAATACTGCGAGAAGTCGTATCTTCATAGTGAGCAGAAACAGAT ggTATTGGACAACCTTAAAGATTATGCTGTACGAGCCCTTGTTAATGCCGTTGATCACCTAGGAACTGTGGCATACAAATTAACCGACCTTCTAGAGCAACAATCTCTAGATGTTACAGTTATGCAGCTTAAAGTCACCAGTCTTAATCAG CAATTTCTAACTTGCCAAACGTATACGGATAAAGAAGGGCTTCGGCAGCAGCAGTTATTGGCCATTATTCCCCGGCATCATAAGCACTATATTTTACCAA ATTCTGTCAGTAAGAAGGTGCATTTCGGTCCTCAAATACAGAAGGATGTCCGACAGAATCATCTTCAAGGTCGATCTCGTCTTCAGCCATCAG GTGCCCCTGCAGCAAAAACTCTTTCCTGGCATTTAGCATCAGAAACAAAGTCTTCCTTGAAAGGGAGTCAAAATGTACCAACGAG CACTGAAGATTCTGCTAAAACACCTGAAGTCTTTCATCTGCTGA ATGATGAAGAGAATTCACGAGTGATATCATCTGCACCTCATATGCAATTGCGAACTGGACCTCCTGCTTCTGGTGCCCTTATGACTATGGTCAGTGCTCCACGCAGG GATTCCTTTGATGGCTCCAAACAGTTGACAGCATTCAGGTCATTTGATAACCCGAACAGAAGAGCAATTGTTCATGCTCCAGCTCGCAGTAGGAGCATGCTATCTGCCTTTTTTGCCAAACCGAAAACACCGAAACTGAAAGCGGCACCTGTGTCATAG
- the LOC116192660 gene encoding protein ABIL1 isoform X4, with protein sequence MEVEQPRAENRAMTFDEASMERSKGFVKALQELKNLRPQLYSAAEYCEKSYLHSEQKQMVLDNLKDYAVRALVNAVDHLGTVAYKLTDLLEQQSLDVTVMQLKVTSLNQQFLTCQTYTDKEGLRQQQLLAIIPRHHKHYILPNSVSKKVHFGPQIQKDVRQNHLQGRSRLQPSGAPAAKTLSWHLASETKSSLKGSQNVPTSTEDSAKTPEVFHLLNDEENSRVISSAPHMQLRTGPPASGALMTMDSFDGSKQLTAFRSFDNPNRRAIVHAPARSRSMLSAFFAKPKTPKLKAAPVS encoded by the exons ATGGAGGTGGAGCAGCCGAGGGCGGAGAACCGGGCCATGACCTTCGACGAGGCGTCGATGGAGCGGAGCAAGGGCTTCGTCAAGGCCCTGCAG GAGCTGAAGAATCTGCGGCCTCAACTATACTCTGCTGCGGAATACTGCGAGAAGTCGTATCTTCATAGTGAGCAGAAACAGAT ggTATTGGACAACCTTAAAGATTATGCTGTACGAGCCCTTGTTAATGCCGTTGATCACCTAGGAACTGTGGCATACAAATTAACCGACCTTCTAGAGCAACAATCTCTAGATGTTACAGTTATGCAGCTTAAAGTCACCAGTCTTAATCAG CAATTTCTAACTTGCCAAACGTATACGGATAAAGAAGGGCTTCGGCAGCAGCAGTTATTGGCCATTATTCCCCGGCATCATAAGCACTATATTTTACCAA ATTCTGTCAGTAAGAAGGTGCATTTCGGTCCTCAAATACAGAAGGATGTCCGACAGAATCATCTTCAAGGTCGATCTCGTCTTCAGCCATCAG GTGCCCCTGCAGCAAAAACTCTTTCCTGGCATTTAGCATCAGAAACAAAGTCTTCCTTGAAAGGGAGTCAAAATGTACCAACGAG CACTGAAGATTCTGCTAAAACACCTGAAGTCTTTCATCTGCTGA ATGATGAAGAGAATTCACGAGTGATATCATCTGCACCTCATATGCAATTGCGAACTGGACCTCCTGCTTCTGGTGCCCTTATGACTATG GATTCCTTTGATGGCTCCAAACAGTTGACAGCATTCAGGTCATTTGATAACCCGAACAGAAGAGCAATTGTTCATGCTCCAGCTCGCAGTAGGAGCATGCTATCTGCCTTTTTTGCCAAACCGAAAACACCGAAACTGAAAGCGGCACCTGTGTCATAG